A window of Micromonospora eburnea genomic DNA:
AAGAACCCGATCCACAAGACGGTGGTCGAGTTCGGCGCCGAGGAGGAGGGCATGTCGGTCGAGATCGCCATGCAGTGGAACGAGTCGTACGGCGAGTCGGTCTACACCTTCGCCAACAACATCAACACGCACGAGGGCGGCACCCACGAGGAGGGCTTCCGGGCCGCGCTGACCAGCGTCGTCAACCGGTACGGCGCGGACAAGAAGCTGCTCAAGGGCGACGAGAGGCTCTCTGGCGAGGACATCCGCGAGGGGCTGGCCGCGATCATCTCGGTCAAGCTGACCAACCCGCAGTTCGAGGGCCAGACCAAGACCAAGCTCGGCAACACCCCGGTGAAGAGCTTCGTGCAGCGGGTCTGCAACGAGTCGCTGGTCGACTGGTTCGACCGCAACCCGGCCGAGGCAAAGATCATCATCACCAAGGCGTCCCAGGCCGCCCGGGCCCGGATCGCCGCGCAGCAGGCCCGTAAGCTGGCCCGCCGCAAGTCGCTGCTGGAGTCCGGCTCGATGCCGGGCAAGCTGGCCGACTGCCAGTCCACCGACCCGCGCGAGTCCGAGGTCTTCATCGTCGAGGGTGACTCGGCGGGCGGCTCGGCCAAGCAGGGGCGCGACCCGCGTACCCAGGCGATTCTGCCGATCCGCGGCAAGATCCTCAACGTGGAGAAGGCCCGGATCGACCGGGTGCTGAAGAACAACGAGGTCCAGGCGCTGATCACCGCGCTGGGCACCGGCATCCACGACGACTTCGACATCGAGAAGCTGCGCTACCACAAGATCGTGCTGATGGCCGACGCCGACGTGGACGGCCAGCACATCCAGACGCTGCTGCTCACCCTGCTGTTCCGCTTCATGCGCCCGCTGGTCGAGCTGGGGCACGTCTACCTGGCCGCCCCGCCGCTTTACAAGATCAAGTGGAACAAGAAGGGCGACGACGCCCAGTACGCGTACTCGGACCGCGAACGGGACGGGCTGATCGTGCTGCGCCAGCAGAAGAAGCCCAACGCCAAGCCGGATGACATCCAGCGGTTCAAGGGTCTCGGCGAGATGAACTACCCCGAGCTGTGGGAGACCACGATGAACCCGGCCACCCGTACGCTGCGCCAGGTGACGCTCGACGACGCCGCAACCGCCGACGAGCTGTTCAGCGTCCTGATGGGTGAGGACGTCGAGGCGCGCCGTTCGTTCATCCAGCGCAACGCCAAGGATGTGCGGTTCCTGGACATCTGACGGAGCGTGCCGGGCCGGTCGGCGATCCACCGGCCGGCCCGGCTATCCACAGAGTTATCCACAGTCCGGCCGGTTTCCACAGCCGTTATCCACAGCACGAACACGACTCTGAGTCTGATAAGGGTTAACAGTGACCGATACTCCCGAGTCCACCCCGAACGAGCCGGAGACCCCGGAGACACTGGCCGCGGTCGTGCAGCACGACCGCATCGAGCCGGTCGGCCTCGAGGTCGAGATGCAGCGCTCGTACCTCGACTACGCGATGAGCGTCATCGTCGGGCGGGCCCTGCCGGACGTCCGGGACGGGCTCAAGCCGGTTCACCGCAAGATTCTCTACGCCATGTTCGACTCCGGCTACCGGCCGGACCGCGGCTACGTGAAGTGCTCCCGCGTGGTCGGCGACGTGATGGGTCAGTTCCACCCGCACGGCGACTCCCCGATCTACGACGCGTTGGTCCGGATGGCGCAGCCCTGGTCGCTGCGGTACCCGCTGGTGGACGGCAACGGCAACTTCGGTTCGCCCGGAAACGATCCGGCTGCGGCCATGCGCTACACCGAATGCAAGCTCGACCCGCTCGCCATGGAAATGATGCGGGATATCGACGAGGACACCGTCGATATGCAGGACAACTACGACGGTCGGGCCAAGGAGCCCACCATCCTGCCGTCCCGCATTCCCAACCTGCTCATCAACGGCTCCGAGGGCATCGCGGTCGGTATGGCCACCAAGATCCCGCCGCACAACCTGCGGGAGATCGGCGCGGCGGTGCAGTGGTGCCTGGAGAACCCGGAGGCCGACGAGGCGACCACCCTCGAAGCGCTGCTGGAGATCGTCAAGGGCCCGGACTTCCCGACCCACGGCCTGATCGTCGGCACCGCGGGCATCCAGGACGCGTACCGGACCGGGCGTGGCTCGATCCGGATGCGCGCCGTGGTCGAGGTCGAGGAGGACAAGCGGGGCCGCCCGGCGCTGGTGGTCAGCGAGCTGCCGTACCAGGTCAACCCGGACAACCTCGCCGAGCGGATCGCTGAGCTGATCAAGGAGGGCAAGCTCGGCGGCATCGCCGACATCCGGGATGAGTCCTCCGGGCGTACCGGCATGCGGCTGGTGCTCGTGCTCAAGCGCGACGCGGTCGCCAAGGTGGTGCTCAACAACCTCTACAAGCACACCCAGCTCCAGGAGACGTTCGGCGCCAACATGCTGGCGCTGGTCGACGGCGTGCCCCGTACGCTCAACCTGGCCCAGTTCATCCGCTACTACGTCGAGCACCAGATCGAGGTCATCCGCCGGAGGACCGCGTTCCGGCTGCGCAAGGCGGAGGAGCGAGCGCACATCCTGCGCGGTCTGGCCAAGGCGCTCGACGCGCTCGACGAGGTGATCGCCCTGATCCGGCGTTCGCCCACGGTCGAGGACGCCCGCCAGGGCCTGATCCGGCTGCTGGAGATCGACGAGATCCAGGCGACCGCGATCCTCGACATGCAGCTGCGCCGGCTGGCCGCCCTGGAGCGGCAGCGGATCCTCGACGATCTGGCCAAGCTTGAGCTGGAGATCGCCGACCTCAAGGACATCCTCGCCAAGCCGGAACGGCAGCGGAGGATCGTCTCCGAGGAACTGGGCGAGATCATCGCGAAGTGGGGCGACGACCGGCGTACCCAGATCGTGCCGTTCGACGGCGAGGTCTCGATGGAGGACCTCATCGCCCGCGAGGACGTGGTCGCCACCATCACCCGCACCGGGTACGCCAAGCGCACCAAGGTCGACCTCTACCGCTCGCAGCGGCGGGGTGGCAAGGGCGTCAGTGGCGCCACCCTCCGTCAGGACGACATCGTCAGCCATTTCTTCGTATGCTCCACGCACGACTGGATCCTGTTCTTCACCAACAAGGGTCGGGTCTACCGGGCCAAGGCGTACGAGCTTCCGGAAGCCAGTAGGGTGGCCAAGGGCCAGCACGTGGCCAATCTGCTCGCGTTCCAAGCGGACGAGCAGATCGCGCAGATCATCCAGATCCCGAACTACCAGGTGGCGCCCTACCTGGTACTTGCCACGAAGAACGGCCTGGTGAAGAAGACGCGGCTTGAGGAGTTCGACTCCAACCGATCCGGCGGCATCATCGCGATCAACCTGCGCGATGAGGACGAGCTGGTCGGTGCTGCCCTCGTGGCCCCGGAGGACGACCTGCTGCTGGTCTCCAAGAACGCCCAGGCCATCCGCTTCAACGCCACGGACGAGGCGCTGCGCCCGATGGGCCGGGCCACCTCCGGCGTCATCGGCATGCGGTTCAGCGAGGAAGACGTCCTGCTCGCCATGGAGGTCATCCGCAGCGAGGGCATGGAAGAGATGGACGTGCTCGTCGCGACGAACGGGGGATATGCGAAACGTACCCCGATCGAGGAATACCCGGTCCAGGGCCGGGGAGGTAAGGGCGTGCTGACTGCGAAGATTACTGAGCGACGCGGTGGTCTGGTCGGCGCGGTGGTGATCAGCCCGGAGGACGAGCTGTTCGCGATCACCAGCAATGGTGGTGTCATCCGGACTCCGGTGAAGCCTGTACGCCGTACGCGTGACCGGAACACAATGGGGGTCAAGCTGATGGACCTCCCGGACGGCGTGACTATCGTGGCGATTGCTCGCAATGCCGACGAGCCTGACGAACAGGACTAGTTGATGACGGAGACACAGGCGAAGTCGGGGAACAAGGGGACCTCGGCCAACCCGGTCGACGAGGAGGCCGCAAAGGGCGGTACACCAGCGACCGGCCGTGCGGCCGTGGGCCGGGCCACCGTCCCCGCCGACGCGCCTGCCCCGAAGTTCACCCGGGCCCCCGGCATGGCTCCGCCGCCGGACAAGCCCGCGGAGGATTCGGGGACGACTGAGAAGGCCGACCAGACCAAGGTCGGTGCCACGCCCTCCGCCGACGGCCCGGCCGCCCCGACGGCCACGGCGGCGAAGCCCGCCACGACCCAGCCGATCCCGACAACGGGCACGGCCCGTCCGTCGCCCGGCACGACCGGCACCCAGCCCCGCGTTGGAGCCGGCCTCGGCACCGCCACCAAGCCGTCGGACGGCGCTCGGGCCGGCGCGCCGGCGGGCCGACCGGCCAACGGCGGGGGACTGCCGCCGGGCATCAGCGGGGCCGGTGCCGTCGGGGCCGCGCGGGTGGGTGAGGCGGTACGCGCCGCGCGTAGCTCGGTCAGCTCAGCCGCGTCGCGCGGGCCGCGCCGGGCCCGGCTGAATCTCAAGCGGATCGACCCGTGGTCCGTGATGAAGTTCGCGTTCGCCGTCTCGGTGGTGCTCTTCATCGTGGTGGTTGTCGCCACCTCGGTGCTCTACCTGGCCCTGGACGCGATGGGCGTGTTCAAGAGCGTCAACGACAGCCTGACCGATCTGGTCAGCGCCAGCGGCGGCTCGAATGGCGGCGGCTTCCAGATCACCGCCAAGGGCGTGATCCTCAGCTCCGCGCTGATCGGCCTGGTCAACGTCGTGCTCTTCACCGCGCTCGCCACTCTTGGCGCGTTCGTCTACAACGTCTGCGCCGACCTGGTCGGCGGGATCGAGCTGACGCTCGCCGAGCGGGACTGATCTGCCAAGCCGGGGCGTGTCGCCGACACGCCCCGGCTTGACCACCCCGGCCTTGATCGACCGTCGCATGTTGCGGTCTCTCCTCGCCCGGACAGCCCGACCTGCCGCACACGGGGGTGGATCAGCTTCGGGCCACCCCGATTTGGGCACGGGGGAGGCGATGGGTTAACCTTGCCCGGTCGCCATGCGGGGCTATAGCTCAGTCGGTTAGAGCGCAGAGCTGATAACTCTGAGGTCGCTGGTTCGATTCCAGCTAGCCCCACCGCACGTCGTCCGACGTTAGTCGAGCGTGAGGGGTAGCCCCATGTTCAAGAAGCTGCTGATCCTGGCCGGCATCGTCGGCGTGGCCGCCGTCGTGGCCCGAAAGGTGAAGGCCTCGAACGACGAGCGCGCCCTCTGGCACGAGGCGACCACCGCACCAGACCTGCGCTGAGTCGCCGTTTTCCGGCTGCCAGCACCGGGCGGGTCCGCCCGACTCGGGGCCCTAGCTCAACTGGCAGAGCACTGCCTTTGCAAGGCAGGGGTTAGGGGTTCAAGTCCCCTGGGCTCCACCAGCACCAACATTGGCTGATCTTGCTGCGAGTACAGCCAACCCTTTTCTGAACACGCTGCCCGGCCATCCCTTGGGGCCAGGTGTTTGCGTCTTGGGCGCTCGCGGTCATCCTCGGCGGGCCGGCGGTTTTTCTGTTCGGCCGCAGCCGGCTGGAACGGATCATCTTCAACCAGCTCGCCCTGCGCCGGATCAGCGGCATCGCCGCTCTGGTTCTGCTGGCGCCACCGCTGCTTTCCGCCCGCCCCTTCTCGCCACCACCGCCGCTGGCTTCGTGCTGCTCGCCGTCGCGGACGCTTGATGCGCCGCCGTCCGCCCACTGGAGGCTCCGTCCCCCTCCGCCTAGCGGAGACAGTCTGCGTCCGGTCCGCGAGAGGTCGTTGCAGGTGCTGATCGGGACGACTGGGGTGCCGAGGTAGAGCACCCGTCAACCTGGGTCGGGTACGCCCGCATCGCCTCCAGCGGAGGGCAATTCGCCGGAGGCGCTCGCCCTGCCTGTAGCGGCCACCTACACGGTGCGGAATTTTCGGTGCGTGGCGATGTCATCCACCCGGTACAGTGTTTCCGAGTTGCGCGGGCGCAGCATCAGCGCCAGTACGGACTCCGGGATGAGGCGGGCGACTCCTGCGGCCCCCGTCCAGCTCATCCGAACCCGGGTCGTGGTGTCCGAGAGCGGCTCGAGTGCCAGGCGGATACGGGCGATGCCGAACGGCCCGGCGTGTGCTTCGAGTTCGAGTAGCCGGTTCGGCTCCATCGCGCGTACCACCGTCTGGTCCTCGATCTGCAGCGGCCACGGGCCCAACCGGTGATGGACTCGGGTGCCCACTGCGGGCCAGCCGTCATCGACGTTCCGTATGTGGGCGGCGCCGACGACCCAGCCGGCGTAGCTCCAACCATCCGCAAGCACAGCGAAGATCTGTTCGGGTCGGGTACGGATGGTCCGGCAGACCTCGATCATCACGTCTCCTCGCCTCCGGCCGTGCCATCCGCCTTCCCCGTCCAGGCGGAGGCAAACGAGGGCAGGTTCCCGCACCCGGAGTCGATCACAGTCGAGCGCCGGCGGCGGCCACCCCACCGGCCCGTCGTAGCGACCGTGGGGCGGCAGGCTAGCGTCGGGGCGTGAGTTCCGGATCCCCGCGCGTCCTGCCGGCCGCCAGCGGCATCGCTGAGGCGGCTGCCGTCCTGCGTACCGGTGGGCTGGTTGCCTTCCCCACCGAGACGGTTTACGGACTGGGCGCGAACGCGCTCGATGCCCGGGCGGCGGCGCGGATCTTCGAGGCGAAGGCGAGGCCCAGCTTCGACCCGCTGATCACTCACCTGGCCGACGCCGCCGACCTGCCCGGTTTGGTCGGCGCGGTGCCGCCGGCGGTCGCCGCGCTGGTCGACCGGTTCTGGCCCGGGCCGCTCACGTTGATCGTGGACCGGCCGGCGGCGATCCCGCCGATCGTCACCTCCGGTCTGCCGACCATGGCGGTCCGGGTGCCGGACGAGCCGTCCGCCCGGGCGCTGATCGCCGCCGCCGGGGTGCCGGTGGCTGCACCCAGCGCCAACCGGTTCGGTCAGCTCAGCCCGACCCGGGCCGAGCACGTGGTGGCCGGGCTGGGCGACGCGGTGGAGGTGGTGCTCGACGGCGGCCCGACCCGGTGCGGCATCGAGTCGACCATCGTGGACGCCCGGGGCGAACGGCCGGTGGTGCTGCGGCTCGGCGCGCTGCCGGTGGAGGCGCTGGTCGAGGCGGTCGGCCCGGTCGACGTACGACCGGGCAGCTCCGGCCAGCCGGTGGCGCCCGGGACGCTGGCCGCGCACTACGCCCCGCGTACCCCGTTGCGGTTGGGGGCGGCGGAGCCGGCGCCGGGCGACGGCGGCCGGCGCGGGTTCCTGGCCTTCCGGGAGCGCCCGGCCGGTGCCTGGGCGGCGGTGGAGGTGCTGTCGCCCGAGGGTGATCTGACCGCGGCGGCGGCGCGGCTGTTCGACGCGTTGCATCGGCTGGACGCGGCCGGGGTGACCGAGATCGTCGTCGAGCCGGTCCCGGAGGTCGGGGTGGGGCGGGCGATCAACGACCGGTTGCGGCGGGCCGCCGCAACCTGGCACTGACCGTCACAGGTCCAGCGCGCCGACCACCTGGTCGCCGCTGTGCTCGCCGGTGAGCCGGAAGCCGAGGCGGCGGTAGAAGCGTTCCGGGCCGTGCGCGCCGGGCACCCAGGTGGCGACGAGCCGGTCGGTGCCGCGGCGGCGCAACTCCTCGGCCACCGCCTCGACGGCGAAGCGACCGTACCCCCGGCCCTGCTGGTCGGCGGCGATGTTCAGCCGCCACAGCCCGGAGCGGACGTCGGCCGGGTCGTTCGCCCGCCACCGGATGTCGAGGAAGGCCATCAGGAAGCCGACCGGCCGGTCGCCGTCGACGATCAGCCGCGGCCAGGCGACGTCCGGCTGGACGTACGCCTCGGCGAGCGACCGCGCGACCGGCTCGACCAGGCCCTCCTGGTCGGGGCGGACGGCGATCGCGCAGGCGGCCAGGACGTTTTCCGTGGTGATCTTCTCCAGGCGTGGCGGCACGGCGGCACCCTAACCGCCCGGCCGCGCCGGCCTCGACCGGTTTACGGCGGCTCGGGCTGGACGGCGGGGCGCGAAACAGGGGTCAGGGGGTCAGCGGGACGGTCTCGCCGCGGTGGATGGTGCGTACCTGGCGGATGAAGCCGCGCCGCTGGGCCTCCTCGACGAAGTGGCGCAGCGGCGAGCGGAACACCGGGTAGTCGTCGTAGTGGACCGGCACGGTCAGCTTCGGCCGGATCAGTTCCACCACGTCGGCGCCCTGCCGCGCGTCCATGGTGAGCAGGATGCCGGCGACCCTGGTGCCGCCGAGGTGGATCAGCATGGCGTCGATGTCCGGAAACCGCTGGGGGATCTGCGCGAGCTGCGGGCGCCGCAGGGTATCGCCGGTGATGTAGAGGCGGAACTCGCGGTGACCGCCGCGTTCCAGGTCGACCAGTGTGCCCATCACGTCGGGCATCAGCCGGTCGAGCACACCGGGACCGTGCTGGCCGGGCAGCGCGGTCAGCCGCAGTGTCTCGTCGCCGTGGCGCAACTCGTACGACCGCCAGGTGGGCAGCCCTTCCGCCGCCCGGAAACCCCACCGGCGCAGCTTCTGTTCCGCCTGCGGCGTGGTGACGATCGGCAGTTCCCGGCCCAGCCCCCGGCGGGCCACCCGGTCGAAGTGGTCGCCGTGCAGGTGGGACAGGATCACCGCGTCCAGCGTGGGTAGCTCCGGGATGGTCAGCGCCGGGTCGGTGCTGCGCTTGGACCAGAGCCCCTTGCCGAGGTACGCCCGCTGGCCCCGATGCAGGAAGTTCGGGTCGGTGAGCAGGGTGAACCCTCCGAGCCTCAGCAGGGTGGTCGCGGTGCCGATGAAGGTCACCCGCGGTTGTTCGGTTGCCATGTTCCGGCCGTACCCCCGATCGCCGTTGCCATGCTCCGGTCGTCCGCCAGCGCCGGGTTCGGGTGTTTGCAGGGGGCCCTTTTACAACGCGAGGCGTTAATAGGGGGCCCCTCCTTTCAGCGCTGCGGCAGGCGGTCGACCAGCCGGGTGAGCGCGCCGTTGGCGAAGGTCGCGCCGAGCGCGGAGCCGGCGGCGATCGTCCAGCCCACCGGGCCGAGCGGCGTGCATCCGAAGAACTGGCTGAGCCCCGGCGTCTGCACCACCCCGACCAGTACGCCGACCGACGCGGCGGTGGAGGCGAGCACGGTGGGGCTGGTGCCGCCGGCCAGCACGGTCTGGCCGAGCTGGGTGCCGACCAGCGAGGCGAGCGCCACCGTCCCGGCCCACTGCTGCCGGCCGGTCCAGCGCGCCACCGTCCAGCCGGCGGTCGCGCCCAGCGTGGTGGCACCCGCCCGCAACGCGATCTCCCGGGTCAACGTCGCGCCGAGGGAGGTGTCCGGCCCCTCGCGCAGCAGGTGGTCGGCCCGGTCGGAGGCGGGCGCGCGGACCGCGATGGCCAGCGCCGGCACGAGGTCGGTGAGCAGGTTGACCAGGAGCAGTTGCCGTCCGGTCAGCGCGGATCGGCCGGTGGCGGCGGCGGTCAGCACGCTGAACGCGATCTCGCCGAGGTTGCCGCCGACCAGGATGCTCAACGCGTGGCGGACCGACGACCACATCGCCCGGCCCTCGACCAGCGTGGCGATGATCGTCTCCAGCCGGTCGTCGGTGACCACCAGGTCGGCGGCGGCGCGGGCGGCCGGGGTGCCGCGCTGGCCGAGCGCGATGCCCACGTCGGCCAGCCGGATCGCCGGGGCGTCGTTCGCGCCGTCGCCGGTCATCGCCACCGTGCGGCCCCGATGTTGCAGCGCCTGGATGATGCGGACCTTGTGGGCGGGGGTGCAGCGGGCCACCACGTCGGTCGCCATGAGCCGCTCGGCCAGCGCGTCGTCGTCCAGCCGGTCCAGGTCGGTCGCGGTGACCACCCGCTGCTCCCCGTGATCGGGGCTGATGGTCGCCGCGATGGCCCCGGCGGTGGCCGGGTGGTCCCCGGTGATCATGATGGCGTGCACCCCGGCCTGCCGGATCCGGCGTACGGCGGGCGCGGCGCTCTCGCGTACCCCGTCGGCGAGTGCCAGGAACCCGACGAAGACCAGGTCGGCGACCTGCTCGTCGGTTACTGCCCTGTTCTCCACCCGGCGCTCGGCGACGGCGAGGATCCGGTGCCCGGCCCGGGCCCGTTCGGCCAGCATCGCGTGCAGGGCCTTCCGGCCCGCGTCGTCGAGCGGCTGGTCGCCGCTGCTGCGCCGGGCCGTGCACCGGGGCAGCACCGATTCGGGGGCGCCCTTCACGCTGAGCAGCAGCCCGTCGGCGGTCCGTCCGACGGTGGCGTGATAGCCGCGGGAAGGCTCGAACGGCAGCCCGCCCACCGCCGTCCAGTCCGCCGCGCCGACCTGCTCCGACACCTCGGCGGTACCCGCGCCCCGGCGTACCGCCCGGTCGGTCTGTTGGGGCAGCTCGTCCGGGTCGGCCGCGGCCGGGGTGGCGCGCAGCGCCGCGGCCAGGGTCAGCCGCAGCGGCTCGTCCAGCCGGTCCGGGGCGGCGTACCGGTCGTCGCCGTCGCCCACCCCGGCCAGCAGCAGCTTGCCCTCCGTGAGGGTGCCGGTCTTGTCGAAGCAGAGCACATCCACCCGGCCCAGCGCCTCGATGGTCCGTGGGTTGCGGACCAGCGCGCCGTGCTCGGCCAGCCGCCGCGCCGCAGCCAGTTGCGCGGCGCTGACCAGGAACGGCAGCCCCTCCGGCACCGAGGCGACGGCCAGGTTCGCGGCGGTCGCCGCCGTTTCCACCAGCGGTACGCCCCGGAGCAGGCCCGCACCGGCCACCGCGATCGCCGAGCCGGCCGCCAGCGGCACGGCGGCGCTGGTCAACTTCCCGAGCCGCGACTCCACGCCGCTGGCCGGCGGGGCCTGCCGGGCCATCGCGAGACTCCGTCCCGCCTCGGTCTCCTCGCCGGTCGCCACCACGACCCCGGTGCCGTGGCCGGCGGCGACGGTGGTGCCCTCGTACAGCATGGAGTGCCGCTCGGCGACGTCCGCCGCCACCACCGGTTCGGGGCTCTTGCCGACCGGCAGGGACTCACCGGTCAGCGACGACTCGTCGGCCTCCAGCCCGTCGGAGGTGAGTAACCGGCAGTCGGCCGGCACCGCGTCGCCGGGGCCCACCGCGATAACGTCACCGCGGACCAGTTCCTCGGCGGGCACCACCTGTTCGACGCCGTCCCGAAGCACCCGGGCGGTCACCGCCGAACGGGACAGCAGCTCGGCCAGGGACCGTTCGGTGTTGCGCTGGTGCACCGCGCCGACCAGCGCCGAACCGCCGACCACCCCGCCGACCAGGGCCGCGTCGACCAGTGAGCCGAACGTGGCGGAGAGCACCGCCCCGGCGGCGAGCACCGGGGTGAGCGGGTTCGCCAGCTCGTCCACGAAGGCGCGCAGCAGCCCGGGCGGGCCGCCCCCGTCGCCGGTCGCCGACCGTCGGCGGCGTTCCGCCTCCTCGCTGGTCAGCCCGGCCGGGTCGGAGCCGAGCTGGGCCAGCACGGTCGCCGCCGGCATCAGGTGCCAGGCGGTCACCGCGGGCACCGGTGAGCGGGTGCGGTCCGGTAGCCGACGGGCCCGCAACACGCCGTGCGCGAAGGCGATCGCGGCGGCGCCGTTCACCGCGGCGAGGGTCCGGCCGGGTAGCTGAGCAGGTGCGGAGGTGAACGCGTTCAGCGCCCCCAGACCGCTGCCGGCCATCGCGATCCGGATGTTCTGCCTGGTCATCTGGCGGGCCACCCCGGTGGCGTCGATCAGCAGGGCGGGAATTCTCAGGTCGTCGCCGACCAGCAGGTGCGCGCCCCACGGCGGGAGGTCGTCCGAAGCGGCCACGCCGAGCCCGCAGTCGGCGGCGCCGAGCGCTTCGCGGTCGCCGGAGACGACCATGACGACCGCGCCGTCGCGTTGCAGGGCGCGTACCGAGTCGGCGAGTTGGGGGCCGCCGGGCACGACGAGATCCGCGAAGCCGTACCGCTCGTCGACGTCGCCGGCCACCACGAGCCGCAGGCCGGCCTGGCGGGCGGCGGTGGGCAGCAGGTCCACGCCGGGTGCCGGCTCCGGCTCGACCCGGAGCACGGCGGCCAGGGTGCCGCCGGACGCGAGGCCGAGCAGTGGTCCGTCGCTTTCCCGCAGGCGGCGGCTGTCCGGGGTGTCCCCCGGATCTTCGGCGTCGATCCGGTCCATCGGCCCGAGCCGCCAGCCGTCGGCTTCCCGTACGGCGTCGGGGGCGGCCGGGTCGAAGAGGGCGAACGCCTGAGCGGCGACCTGCGCGGTGTCCGCACCGGGCAGAGGCGCCAGGTCGGCCAGCACGCCCCGGTCCGAGCCGAGGACCGCGCTGTCCAGCAGCACCGTGTCGATCCGGTCCAGCTCCCGCAGCACGCTGCGGTCCATCGCGATGACGCCGCGCCGGGCCAGCATCTGGCCGAGTTGGGCGGCGTAGCCCTCCCGTCCGGCGCCCGGCGCCTTCGGCAGTGAGGAGATGGCCACCGACGCGGCTCGTTTGCCACCGGCCACCGGGAGTGTCGCCGCGCCGGCCGCGGCCCCGGCGGCGAGCACCCGGGTCACGTACCGCTCGGCCGGGCCGTCGGGCCTCGGGCAGGGACGTTGCCCCTTCGGCACCCGGGCCACCGCGCGGTCCGGGTCCCCGGTCAGCCGCGGCTCCGCCTTGGTCCAGGTAACGAGCTGCGCCCGCGCCTCGCCCCACTGCACCACCCGCTGCGCGCCGTCCAGAACGATCCCGGCCCAGCCGCCGGTGAGGCCCTGCACGACCGCCTCGACGAGCGGGAAGAACAGGTCGGCGCGGGGGTCCGCGCGCAGCCCCCGGTCGGCCAGCGCGTGCAGCTTCGGGTGCAGGTCGATCGCGGTGAGGAGGCCGTTCACCTCGGCGGGTAACGGGGTGAACGGCAGGATCCGGGTGGCCGCCGAGATGGTCAGGCCGAGCGCGTCGGAGGCCAGCGCGCCCAAGGTACGCGGCGTGCGGGGGCCCTCCTCTGGCGGGTGCGGCGGCGGGATCTCCGCGTCCGGTTCGTACGGGCAGACCCGCTCTGTCTGGGCGATCGTGGCGATCAGCTCGCGTAGCTTCGGCTTCGGCTCCTGAACCGCCACCACCACCCGGCCGGTGGGCGCGTTGACCCGGGCCCAGGCGACGCCGGGCATCCGTTCGAGCGCCTGCTCGACCTGCCGGGCCAGCCGGTCCCCGCGGTCCTGGCAGACGCCGTGCACCTCGATGTGGTGCCGGCCGTCCCGGGTCCAGACCCGGCGGCGGGTCAGCCCGACGAACCGGGCCAGCTTGGTCGCCGCCGTGCCCACGCTCCCCGCGGCCTCGGTGACGCCGTGCGGCACGGCGGCCTGGGCGACGTTCCCCACGACGGCGCCGCCGGCCCGGGCCGCGCCGGGCGCGACGGCGACGACGGTACGTGCGACCCGCGCGACGGCGTCCGGTACGGCCACCGGCGACAGCAGGAGGCCGGCGTAGCGGCCCAGCGAGGTCATCGAGGGATACGGCCGAGCCGCCGGCCCCGCTCCCCGGTGCGCCGGTCGCCGCATTTGCCGTACGTCATGCTCGCCTCCCGCGCTCGTCCCAGGGGGTCCGACTTCCCGGCGTCGCGTCCGTTATGCCCCTCTGGCGGGGGAAGTTTCCCCGCTGGCCGAGGCATGGACGGGTTCCCCAGTGGAATGCCGACTCGTACGCCGATGTGTCGTC
This region includes:
- the gyrB gene encoding DNA topoisomerase (ATP-hydrolyzing) subunit B, coding for MAAEDNKKYGAESITVLEGLEAVRKRPGMYIGSTGERGLHHLVWEVVDNAVDEALAGYCDTIDVVLLADGGVRVTDNGRGFPVDLHPKLKKPGVEVALTVLHAGGKFDGKAYAVSGGLHGVGVSVVNALSTKMAVEIHKDGFVWRQQYHNSKPTPLEKGEPTDRTGSAVSFWPDPDVFETVDFDFQTIYRRLQEMAFLTRGLTIHLLDERAPEGEEGKPREVTFHYEGGIADFVRHLNASKNPIHKTVVEFGAEEEGMSVEIAMQWNESYGESVYTFANNINTHEGGTHEEGFRAALTSVVNRYGADKKLLKGDERLSGEDIREGLAAIISVKLTNPQFEGQTKTKLGNTPVKSFVQRVCNESLVDWFDRNPAEAKIIITKASQAARARIAAQQARKLARRKSLLESGSMPGKLADCQSTDPRESEVFIVEGDSAGGSAKQGRDPRTQAILPIRGKILNVEKARIDRVLKNNEVQALITALGTGIHDDFDIEKLRYHKIVLMADADVDGQHIQTLLLTLLFRFMRPLVELGHVYLAAPPLYKIKWNKKGDDAQYAYSDRERDGLIVLRQQKKPNAKPDDIQRFKGLGEMNYPELWETTMNPATRTLRQVTLDDAATADELFSVLMGEDVEARRSFIQRNAKDVRFLDI
- the gyrA gene encoding DNA gyrase subunit A, which gives rise to MTDTPESTPNEPETPETLAAVVQHDRIEPVGLEVEMQRSYLDYAMSVIVGRALPDVRDGLKPVHRKILYAMFDSGYRPDRGYVKCSRVVGDVMGQFHPHGDSPIYDALVRMAQPWSLRYPLVDGNGNFGSPGNDPAAAMRYTECKLDPLAMEMMRDIDEDTVDMQDNYDGRAKEPTILPSRIPNLLINGSEGIAVGMATKIPPHNLREIGAAVQWCLENPEADEATTLEALLEIVKGPDFPTHGLIVGTAGIQDAYRTGRGSIRMRAVVEVEEDKRGRPALVVSELPYQVNPDNLAERIAELIKEGKLGGIADIRDESSGRTGMRLVLVLKRDAVAKVVLNNLYKHTQLQETFGANMLALVDGVPRTLNLAQFIRYYVEHQIEVIRRRTAFRLRKAEERAHILRGLAKALDALDEVIALIRRSPTVEDARQGLIRLLEIDEIQATAILDMQLRRLAALERQRILDDLAKLELEIADLKDILAKPERQRRIVSEELGEIIAKWGDDRRTQIVPFDGEVSMEDLIAREDVVATITRTGYAKRTKVDLYRSQRRGGKGVSGATLRQDDIVSHFFVCSTHDWILFFTNKGRVYRAKAYELPEASRVAKGQHVANLLAFQADEQIAQIIQIPNYQVAPYLVLATKNGLVKKTRLEEFDSNRSGGIIAINLRDEDELVGAALVAPEDDLLLVSKNAQAIRFNATDEALRPMGRATSGVIGMRFSEEDVLLAMEVIRSEGMEEMDVLVATNGGYAKRTPIEEYPVQGRGGKGVLTAKITERRGGLVGAVVISPEDELFAITSNGGVIRTPVKPVRRTRDRNTMGVKLMDLPDGVTIVAIARNADEPDEQD
- a CDS encoding DUF3566 domain-containing protein is translated as MTETQAKSGNKGTSANPVDEEAAKGGTPATGRAAVGRATVPADAPAPKFTRAPGMAPPPDKPAEDSGTTEKADQTKVGATPSADGPAAPTATAAKPATTQPIPTTGTARPSPGTTGTQPRVGAGLGTATKPSDGARAGAPAGRPANGGGLPPGISGAGAVGAARVGEAVRAARSSVSSAASRGPRRARLNLKRIDPWSVMKFAFAVSVVLFIVVVVATSVLYLALDAMGVFKSVNDSLTDLVSASGGSNGGGFQITAKGVILSSALIGLVNVVLFTALATLGAFVYNVCADLVGGIELTLAERD
- a CDS encoding DLW-39 family protein; translation: MFKKLLILAGIVGVAAVVARKVKASNDERALWHEATTAPDLR
- a CDS encoding SRPBCC family protein — protein: MIEVCRTIRTRPEQIFAVLADGWSYAGWVVGAAHIRNVDDGWPAVGTRVHHRLGPWPLQIEDQTVVRAMEPNRLLELEAHAGPFGIARIRLALEPLSDTTTRVRMSWTGAAGVARLIPESVLALMLRPRNSETLYRVDDIATHRKFRTV